The following proteins are co-located in the Cognatiyoonia koreensis genome:
- the tuf gene encoding elongation factor Tu, protein MAKAKFERNKPHVNIGTIGHVDHGKTTLTAAITKYFGDFQAYDQIDGAPEEKARGITISTAHVEYETESRHYAHVDCPGHADYVKNMITGAAQMDGAILVVNAADGPMPQTREHILLGRQVGIPYMVVYMNKVDQVDDAELLELVEMEIRELLSSYEYPGDDIPVIPGSALAAMEGRDEEIGEQSIRKLMEAVDTYIPTPARAVDLPFLMPIEDVFSISGRGTVVTGRVERGVINVGDEIEIVGIRDTTKTTCTGVEMFRKLLDSGEAGDNIGALLRGVDREGVERGQILCKPGSVKPHTKFEAEAYILTKDEGGRHTPFFANYRPQFYFRTTDVTGTVNLPEGTEMVMPGDNLKFNVELIAPIAMEDGLRFAIREGGRTVGAGVVSKIIE, encoded by the coding sequence ATGGCTAAGGCAAAGTTTGAACGTAACAAACCCCACGTTAACATTGGCACGATTGGCCACGTTGACCACGGCAAGACGACGCTGACGGCGGCGATCACGAAGTACTTCGGTGACTTCCAGGCCTATGACCAGATCGACGGCGCGCCCGAAGAGAAGGCCCGCGGCATCACGATCTCGACGGCGCACGTGGAATACGAGACAGAGTCGCGCCACTACGCGCACGTCGACTGCCCCGGCCACGCCGACTATGTGAAGAACATGATCACGGGTGCGGCGCAGATGGACGGCGCGATCCTGGTTGTGAACGCAGCCGACGGCCCGATGCCACAAACGCGCGAGCACATTCTGCTCGGCCGTCAGGTGGGCATTCCGTACATGGTTGTCTACATGAACAAGGTTGATCAGGTCGACGACGCCGAACTGCTCGAACTGGTCGAGATGGAGATCCGCGAACTGCTGTCGTCCTACGAGTATCCCGGCGACGACATCCCCGTGATCCCCGGTTCCGCGCTTGCAGCCATGGAAGGCCGCGACGAGGAAATCGGCGAGCAGTCGATCCGCAAGCTGATGGAAGCTGTCGACACGTACATCCCGACACCTGCGCGTGCGGTTGACCTGCCGTTCCTGATGCCGATCGAGGACGTGTTCTCGATCTCGGGTCGTGGTACGGTTGTGACCGGCCGTGTGGAGCGTGGCGTGATCAACGTCGGCGACGAGATCGAGATCGTGGGCATCCGCGACACCACCAAGACGACCTGCACAGGCGTCGAGATGTTCCGCAAGCTGCTGGATTCCGGCGAAGCTGGCGACAACATCGGTGCGCTGCTGCGCGGTGTTGACCGTGAAGGCGTCGAGCGTGGCCAGATTCTGTGCAAGCCGGGTTCGGTGAAGCCGCACACGAAGTTCGAGGCAGAAGCCTATATCCTGACCAAGGACGAAGGCGGCCGTCACACGCCATTCTTCGCGAACTACCGTCCGCAGTTCTACTTCCGCACGACCGACGTGACGGGCACAGTGAACCTGCCGGAAGGCACCGAGATGGTGATGCCGGGCGACAACCTGAAGTTCAACGTCGAACTGATCGCACCGATCGCGATGGAAGACGGCCTGCGGTTCGCAATCCGCGAAGGTGGGCGGACAGTCGGCGCTGGCGTTGTGTCAAAGATTATCGAGTAA
- the rpsJ gene encoding 30S ribosomal protein S10, with amino-acid sequence MAAQSQNIRIRLKAFDYRVLDASTQEIVSTAKRTGASVRGPIPLPNKIEKFTVLRGPHIDKKSRDQFEIRTHKRLLDIVDPTPQTVDALMKLDLAAGVDVQISV; translated from the coding sequence ATGGCCGCACAAAGCCAAAACATCCGTATCCGCCTGAAGGCGTTTGATTACCGGGTGCTTGATGCAAGCACGCAGGAAATCGTTTCCACAGCAAAACGTACTGGGGCCTCCGTTCGCGGACCGATCCCGCTGCCCAACAAGATCGAAAAGTTCACCGTTCTGCGTGGACCACACATCGACAAGAAATCCCGCGACCAGTTCGAGATCCGCACGCACAAGCGTCTGCTCGACATCGTCGACCCGACACCACAGACCGTGGACGCGCTGATGAAGCTCGACCTGGCTGCTGGCGTTGACGTCCAGATCAGCGTGTAA
- the rplC gene encoding 50S ribosomal protein L3, with product MLRTGLIAKKVGMTRIFQEDGRQIPVTVLSLENLQVVAQRTADKDGYTAVQLGAGAAKAKRTSKAMRGHFAAAKVEPKRKVAEFRVAEENMINVGETITANHYFEGQFVDVSGTSIGKGFAGAMKRHNFGGLRATHGVSVSHRSHGSTGQCQDPGKVFKGKKMAGHMGSARVTTQNLQVVKTDADRGVIMVKGAVPGSKGGWVTIKDAVKKPTPENVIYPAGLKSMAEEAERLAAEAAAQAAAEEEAAAKAAAEAEQAAMEAAEAEAEATDAPEEGGENNEG from the coding sequence ATGCTCCGTACAGGACTTATCGCGAAGAAAGTGGGCATGACCCGCATCTTCCAGGAAGACGGACGGCAGATCCCTGTCACTGTTCTTTCCCTCGAAAACCTGCAGGTCGTCGCACAGCGTACCGCTGACAAGGACGGTTATACCGCCGTTCAGCTGGGTGCCGGTGCCGCCAAGGCCAAGCGTACATCCAAAGCGATGCGCGGCCACTTTGCAGCTGCAAAGGTGGAACCAAAGCGCAAGGTCGCCGAATTCCGCGTTGCAGAAGAAAACATGATCAATGTCGGCGAGACGATCACGGCCAACCACTACTTCGAAGGCCAGTTCGTTGATGTGTCCGGCACATCCATCGGTAAAGGTTTTGCCGGTGCGATGAAGCGTCACAACTTTGGTGGTCTGCGTGCCACGCACGGTGTGTCCGTATCGCACCGTTCGCACGGCTCTACAGGCCAGTGTCAGGATCCGGGCAAAGTCTTCAAAGGCAAGAAAATGGCCGGTCACATGGGGTCAGCCCGTGTCACGACGCAGAACCTGCAGGTCGTCAAGACAGATGCAGACCGCGGCGTCATCATGGTCAAAGGTGCTGTTCCCGGCTCCAAGGGCGGTTGGGTCACAATCAAGGATGCGGTCAAAAAGCCGACACCCGAGAACGTGATTTATCCGGCCGGTCTGAAATCCATGGCCGAAGAAGCCGAGCGTCTGGCCGCTGAAGCCGCCGCACAGGCTGCTGCTGAAGAGGAAGCTGCCGCAAAGGCCGCAGCCGAGGCAGAACAGGCCGCCATGGAAGCTGCTGAAGCGGAAGCCGAAGCAACCGATGCCCCAGAAGAAGGAGGCGAAAACAATGAAGGCTGA
- a CDS encoding cold-shock protein has product MANGTVKWFNGTKGFGFIAPDGGGKDVFVHISAVEQAGLTGLADDQKVTFDIEAGRDNRESATNIKLA; this is encoded by the coding sequence ATGGCTAACGGCACCGTAAAATGGTTCAATGGAACAAAAGGCTTCGGCTTTATCGCACCTGATGGGGGCGGCAAGGACGTCTTCGTTCACATTTCCGCAGTCGAGCAAGCAGGCCTCACAGGTCTGGCCGATGATCAGAAAGTGACTTTCGACATCGAAGCCGGCCGCGACAACCGCGAGTCCGCAACGAACATTAAACTGGCATAA